One Engystomops pustulosus chromosome 7, aEngPut4.maternal, whole genome shotgun sequence DNA window includes the following coding sequences:
- the BDNF gene encoding neurotrophic factor BDNF precursor form isoform X2: MFHQVRRVMTILFLTMVISYFSCMKAAPMKEASVRGQSGLAYPGLRTHGTLESIGGPMGGSRGGGLPSLTDTFEHVIEELLEEEQNIRQSEENKDSDMYSSRVMLSTQVPLEPPLLFLLEEYKNYLDAANMSMRVRRHSDPARRGELSVCDSISEWVTAADKKTAIDMAGQTVTVLEKVPVPKGQLKQYFYETKCNPMGYMKEGCRGIDKRYWNSQCRTTQSYVRALTMDSKKKVGWRFIRIDTSCVCTLTIKRGR; encoded by the coding sequence TTCCATCAGGTGAGAAGAGTAATGACCATCCTTTTCCTTACTATGGTTATTTCATACTTCAGTTGCATGAAAGCTGCCCCTATGAAAGAAGCCAGTGTCAGAGGACAAAGTGGCCTGGCGTATCCGGGTCTTCGGACCCACGGTACTCTGGAGAGCATAGGTGGCCCAATGGGTGGTTCAAGAGGAGGTGGACTTCCATCCCTGACAGATACCTTTGAACATGTCATAGAAGAACTCCTAGAAGAGGAACAAAACATAAGGCAGAGTGAAGAGAACAAGGACTCAGATATGTATTCGTCAAGGGTTATGTTGAGCACTCAAGTGCCTTTGGAGCCCCCTTTGCTTTTTCTTCTCGAGGAGTATAAAAATTACCTGGATGCTGCAAACATGTCCATGAGGGTACGGCGCCACTCGGACCCGGCCAGGCGCGGGGAATTGAGCGTATGTGACAGTATTAGCGAGTGGGTGACTGCGGCAGACAAGAAAACCGCCATCGATATGGCGGGTCAAACAGTTACTGTTCTTGAAAAAGTCCCAGTACCCAAGGGTCAACTGAAACAATATTTCTATGAGACCAAATGCAATCCTATGGGATACATGAAGGAAGGTTGCAGGGGCATCGACAAGAGGTACTGGAACTCGCAATGCCGAACTACCCAGTCTTACGTGCGCGCTCTCACCATGGatagcaaaaaaaaagttggttggCGCTTTATAAGAATAGACACTTCTTGTGTATGCACACTGACCATAAAGAGAGGAAGATAG
- the BDNF gene encoding neurotrophic factor BDNF precursor form isoform X1: MDLEEGDIRENGRLWRPPRRASYKRLLQFHQVRRVMTILFLTMVISYFSCMKAAPMKEASVRGQSGLAYPGLRTHGTLESIGGPMGGSRGGGLPSLTDTFEHVIEELLEEEQNIRQSEENKDSDMYSSRVMLSTQVPLEPPLLFLLEEYKNYLDAANMSMRVRRHSDPARRGELSVCDSISEWVTAADKKTAIDMAGQTVTVLEKVPVPKGQLKQYFYETKCNPMGYMKEGCRGIDKRYWNSQCRTTQSYVRALTMDSKKKVGWRFIRIDTSCVCTLTIKRGR, translated from the coding sequence TTCCATCAGGTGAGAAGAGTAATGACCATCCTTTTCCTTACTATGGTTATTTCATACTTCAGTTGCATGAAAGCTGCCCCTATGAAAGAAGCCAGTGTCAGAGGACAAAGTGGCCTGGCGTATCCGGGTCTTCGGACCCACGGTACTCTGGAGAGCATAGGTGGCCCAATGGGTGGTTCAAGAGGAGGTGGACTTCCATCCCTGACAGATACCTTTGAACATGTCATAGAAGAACTCCTAGAAGAGGAACAAAACATAAGGCAGAGTGAAGAGAACAAGGACTCAGATATGTATTCGTCAAGGGTTATGTTGAGCACTCAAGTGCCTTTGGAGCCCCCTTTGCTTTTTCTTCTCGAGGAGTATAAAAATTACCTGGATGCTGCAAACATGTCCATGAGGGTACGGCGCCACTCGGACCCGGCCAGGCGCGGGGAATTGAGCGTATGTGACAGTATTAGCGAGTGGGTGACTGCGGCAGACAAGAAAACCGCCATCGATATGGCGGGTCAAACAGTTACTGTTCTTGAAAAAGTCCCAGTACCCAAGGGTCAACTGAAACAATATTTCTATGAGACCAAATGCAATCCTATGGGATACATGAAGGAAGGTTGCAGGGGCATCGACAAGAGGTACTGGAACTCGCAATGCCGAACTACCCAGTCTTACGTGCGCGCTCTCACCATGGatagcaaaaaaaaagttggttggCGCTTTATAAGAATAGACACTTCTTGTGTATGCACACTGACCATAAAGAGAGGAAGATAG
- the BDNF gene encoding neurotrophic factor BDNF precursor form isoform X3 — MTILFLTMVISYFSCMKAAPMKEASVRGQSGLAYPGLRTHGTLESIGGPMGGSRGGGLPSLTDTFEHVIEELLEEEQNIRQSEENKDSDMYSSRVMLSTQVPLEPPLLFLLEEYKNYLDAANMSMRVRRHSDPARRGELSVCDSISEWVTAADKKTAIDMAGQTVTVLEKVPVPKGQLKQYFYETKCNPMGYMKEGCRGIDKRYWNSQCRTTQSYVRALTMDSKKKVGWRFIRIDTSCVCTLTIKRGR; from the coding sequence ATGACCATCCTTTTCCTTACTATGGTTATTTCATACTTCAGTTGCATGAAAGCTGCCCCTATGAAAGAAGCCAGTGTCAGAGGACAAAGTGGCCTGGCGTATCCGGGTCTTCGGACCCACGGTACTCTGGAGAGCATAGGTGGCCCAATGGGTGGTTCAAGAGGAGGTGGACTTCCATCCCTGACAGATACCTTTGAACATGTCATAGAAGAACTCCTAGAAGAGGAACAAAACATAAGGCAGAGTGAAGAGAACAAGGACTCAGATATGTATTCGTCAAGGGTTATGTTGAGCACTCAAGTGCCTTTGGAGCCCCCTTTGCTTTTTCTTCTCGAGGAGTATAAAAATTACCTGGATGCTGCAAACATGTCCATGAGGGTACGGCGCCACTCGGACCCGGCCAGGCGCGGGGAATTGAGCGTATGTGACAGTATTAGCGAGTGGGTGACTGCGGCAGACAAGAAAACCGCCATCGATATGGCGGGTCAAACAGTTACTGTTCTTGAAAAAGTCCCAGTACCCAAGGGTCAACTGAAACAATATTTCTATGAGACCAAATGCAATCCTATGGGATACATGAAGGAAGGTTGCAGGGGCATCGACAAGAGGTACTGGAACTCGCAATGCCGAACTACCCAGTCTTACGTGCGCGCTCTCACCATGGatagcaaaaaaaaagttggttggCGCTTTATAAGAATAGACACTTCTTGTGTATGCACACTGACCATAAAGAGAGGAAGATAG